From Denitrovibrio acetiphilus DSM 12809, the proteins below share one genomic window:
- the citX gene encoding citrate lyase holo-[acyl-carrier protein] synthase — protein sequence MQLEELKNKLLLARDSREQHLSEYLRTCSGSVVMISLNIPGQDKKPAGVLEIFQHACETVHEKLSAVDCVSVEDEAGYYAILMCSKDTEKTKRIAVEIEESSKAARLLDIDVYNANGEQADRKSLGLPPRQCLVCGQPAADCMRNKRHDANTIINAAEKLLKK from the coding sequence ATGCAGTTAGAAGAGTTAAAGAATAAACTTCTGCTGGCCAGAGACAGCAGAGAGCAGCATCTTTCAGAATATTTACGAACCTGTTCTGGCTCGGTGGTTATGATTTCTTTGAATATACCGGGGCAGGATAAGAAGCCGGCGGGGGTGTTGGAGATTTTCCAGCATGCCTGTGAAACTGTCCATGAAAAACTTTCTGCGGTTGACTGTGTATCTGTTGAAGATGAAGCGGGATATTACGCAATACTGATGTGCTCAAAAGATACGGAGAAAACAAAGCGCATTGCAGTGGAGATAGAAGAATCATCCAAAGCTGCAAGACTGCTTGATATAGACGTATATAATGCAAACGGGGAGCAGGCGGACAGGAAAAGTCTTGGTTTGCCCCCCCGTCAATGTCTGGTTTGCGGTCAGCCCGCAGCAGACTGTATGAGAAACAAGAGACATGACGCCAATACAATCATTAACGCAGCTGAAAAGCTCCTCAAAAAGTAA
- the citF gene encoding citrate lyase subunit alpha, with amino-acid sequence MARNSLGREIPDSFNGKKCIPYKDPFSIKPEGDRASRPVRRVNPGQSKILDGIREAIIASGLKDGMTIATHHHLRNGDALLNTVVKEIDALGIRDIKIASSSIHPVHAELIPYINKGVISAFECGVNGLIGELASKGEIRCPITVRTHGGRARSMVTGEVVVDVAFIAAPICDIYGNMNGYYGPSACGSLGYAHLDAEYARTVVAVTDNLQHYPVSPVSISQTNVDYVVEVANLGDPSKIVSTTTRITKDPIGLLIAKYAAEVIDCAGLMKDGFSFQTGSGGTSLAVAENVRKKMLQYGIKGSFGSGGITSYFVKMLNEGLFQTLFDVQCFDLDAVESIGSHLNHQEISADMYANPFNSGCVVNMLDAVILGATEVDVDFNVNVNTESNGYLLHNTGGHSDTAAGAKLSIITAPSIRGRLPIIRDNVTTVTTPGETVDVIVCERGIAVNDKHEDLKKELLKRKLPVKDIRQLQSEIINITGEPKPLEFEDDVIAVVEYRDGTIVDAVRRVKE; translated from the coding sequence ATGGCTCGAAATAGTCTGGGCAGGGAGATTCCTGACAGCTTTAATGGAAAAAAATGCATACCATACAAAGACCCGTTTTCAATAAAGCCTGAAGGCGATAGAGCGAGCAGACCTGTCCGCAGAGTTAACCCCGGGCAGAGCAAGATACTCGACGGCATAAGAGAGGCTATCATCGCCAGCGGTTTAAAAGACGGCATGACAATAGCCACCCACCACCACCTCAGAAATGGTGATGCCCTGCTTAATACTGTTGTCAAAGAGATTGATGCTCTGGGCATCAGAGATATAAAGATAGCTTCAAGCTCAATACACCCTGTGCATGCCGAGCTTATCCCATATATTAATAAAGGCGTGATAAGCGCTTTTGAGTGCGGTGTTAACGGTCTGATAGGTGAACTCGCTTCAAAGGGTGAGATCAGGTGTCCGATAACTGTCCGCACACACGGCGGGCGAGCACGCTCTATGGTTACAGGTGAAGTCGTTGTGGATGTTGCGTTTATCGCTGCACCCATTTGCGACATATACGGAAATATGAATGGGTATTACGGTCCTTCCGCCTGTGGCAGTCTTGGGTATGCACATCTGGATGCAGAATACGCAAGAACTGTTGTGGCTGTAACAGATAACCTTCAGCATTACCCAGTGTCACCTGTGTCTATATCTCAGACAAACGTTGATTATGTTGTTGAGGTTGCGAATCTCGGAGACCCTTCAAAGATCGTTTCTACCACAACAAGGATAACAAAAGACCCGATAGGACTTTTGATAGCAAAATATGCAGCAGAAGTCATCGACTGCGCCGGTTTGATGAAAGACGGATTTTCATTTCAGACGGGCAGCGGGGGGACATCCCTTGCCGTTGCTGAAAATGTCCGTAAAAAGATGCTTCAGTATGGTATAAAAGGGAGTTTTGGTTCTGGCGGTATTACAAGTTATTTTGTAAAAATGCTCAACGAAGGTCTTTTTCAGACGCTTTTTGATGTTCAGTGTTTTGACCTTGATGCTGTAGAGTCCATAGGCTCACACCTGAATCATCAGGAGATCAGTGCCGATATGTATGCAAACCCTTTTAACAGCGGGTGTGTTGTAAACATGCTGGATGCTGTTATACTCGGCGCTACAGAAGTTGACGTTGATTTTAATGTTAACGTGAACACCGAGTCAAACGGCTATCTTCTGCATAATACAGGCGGACACAGCGACACAGCAGCCGGAGCGAAACTTTCTATCATTACAGCACCTTCTATAAGGGGGCGTCTGCCAATTATCAGAGACAACGTAACGACAGTTACAACCCCTGGGGAGACTGTGGATGTTATCGTCTGTGAACGTGGTATCGCTGTTAATGATAAACATGAAGATCTGAAAAAAGAACTTCTGAAGAGGAAACTGCCAGTGAAAGATATCCGCCAGCTTCAAAGCGAAATCATAAACATAACAGGGGAACCAAAACCGCTTGAGTTTGAAGATGATGTGATAGCCGTTGTGGAATACAGAGACGGAACAATAGTGGATGCAGTTAGAAGAGTTAAAGAATAA
- a CDS encoding HpcH/HpaI aldolase/citrate lyase family protein has protein sequence MNKEEVKLRRSFLYVPGNMPSMIQNVPIFTCDGVFIDLEDAVPLSEKDAARELVTKFIETYKDRNKEVFVRINALDTEWGYDDLVKVLPAKPDGIRLPKADTPEIVERLDTLLTEFEEELKLEIGTFKIIPSIESAQGVINCIKTARCSDRVIALAFGAEDYTASMEIERTKSGEELFHARTRVIWAAKAAGIQALDTIFADVSDMESFAKEVRLIKTLGFSGKSLINPRQIELIHEIFAPTAEEIDYAKQVVEAIIKARAMGTGVISLNGKMVDAPVVKRATRVIKSAISQGLIEYELDDEVIYGSK, from the coding sequence ATGAATAAAGAAGAGGTAAAGCTGAGACGCTCGTTTCTTTATGTACCGGGCAATATGCCGTCCATGATTCAGAATGTTCCTATTTTTACTTGTGACGGGGTTTTTATCGACCTTGAAGATGCTGTCCCCCTGAGTGAAAAAGATGCGGCAAGGGAACTGGTTACTAAGTTTATTGAAACATATAAAGATAGAAATAAAGAAGTTTTCGTAAGAATAAATGCGCTGGATACAGAGTGGGGGTATGATGACCTTGTGAAGGTACTTCCGGCAAAACCTGACGGAATAAGACTTCCTAAAGCGGATACTCCCGAGATAGTGGAAAGGCTTGATACACTCCTTACAGAGTTCGAGGAAGAACTTAAGCTTGAGATCGGAACATTCAAAATCATTCCGTCCATTGAGAGTGCCCAGGGGGTTATCAACTGTATCAAAACAGCAAGATGCTCTGATCGTGTTATTGCTCTTGCTTTTGGTGCGGAGGATTACACTGCAAGTATGGAGATAGAGCGAACTAAAAGCGGTGAAGAACTCTTCCACGCGAGAACAAGGGTTATATGGGCTGCAAAAGCAGCGGGTATACAGGCGCTGGATACTATCTTTGCCGATGTTTCAGACATGGAGAGCTTCGCTAAAGAAGTACGTCTTATCAAAACTCTTGGTTTTTCCGGTAAGTCACTAATTAACCCGAGACAGATAGAGCTTATCCACGAGATATTTGCACCTACAGCAGAGGAGATCGATTACGCAAAACAGGTTGTTGAGGCGATCATTAAGGCAAGGGCAATGGGGACAGGTGTTATATCCCTGAACGGAAAAATGGTAGATGCTCCTGTTGTTAAAAGAGCAACAAGAGTTATCAAAAGCGCCATTTCTCAGGGGCTGATCGAATATGAACTGGATGATGAGGTGATTTATGGCTCGAAATAG
- a CDS encoding PPC domain-containing DNA-binding protein: MKGAWFKSCENGRRFILKISQGENIHESLKNFAKEADVKNAMLVSAVGSVTDVRFRGIKTGATLPLTNARMTIHQMAGPLELLGLSGNIFPDENDEADVHLHTMVSKASGEVFGGHLFDAKVFASCELVVTEIIVSGIERHLSKSAGTTTIFIEDK; this comes from the coding sequence ATGAAAGGAGCATGGTTTAAAAGCTGCGAAAACGGCAGACGTTTCATCCTAAAGATATCTCAGGGTGAAAATATCCATGAGTCGCTTAAGAACTTTGCGAAAGAGGCTGATGTCAAAAATGCTATGCTTGTTTCAGCTGTAGGTTCTGTTACAGACGTTAGATTCCGCGGGATTAAAACCGGAGCAACGCTTCCTCTGACCAATGCCAGAATGACTATCCATCAGATGGCTGGTCCTTTGGAGCTTTTGGGGCTTTCAGGCAACATCTTTCCTGATGAAAATGATGAAGCTGACGTCCACCTTCATACCATGGTGTCCAAGGCTTCCGGTGAAGTTTTCGGAGGACATCTTTTCGATGCAAAAGTTTTTGCTTCATGTGAGCTTGTAGTGACAGAGATAATTGTTTCCGGTATTGAGAGACATCTTTCAAAATCTGCCGGGACAACAACAATTTTTATTGAGGATAAGTAA
- the citD gene encoding citrate lyase acyl carrier protein, with product MKIMKKAQAGTMQSSDLMVFVEPAEELLIDIESTVAKQFEHLIRAKAQDTLKGLDVENGHIRINDRGALDYAIEARLKTAVQRSAGVAK from the coding sequence ATGAAAATAATGAAGAAAGCTCAGGCGGGAACCATGCAGTCAAGCGACTTAATGGTTTTTGTAGAGCCGGCTGAAGAATTACTGATAGACATCGAGTCAACTGTTGCTAAGCAGTTTGAGCACCTTATAAGAGCCAAGGCTCAGGACACTCTGAAAGGACTTGATGTTGAAAATGGCCATATAAGGATAAACGACAGAGGCGCTCTTGATTATGCTATTGAAGCAAGGCTTAAGACGGCGGTTCAGCGTTCGGCAGGAGTTGCAAAATGA